In one Winogradskyella sp. MH6 genomic region, the following are encoded:
- a CDS encoding macro domain-containing protein: MIKFVKGNFFDFDADIMINTVNCVGVMGAGAALQFKTKFPKMFKDYALACSKGEVKIGKGHIWKEDNMFKSLTIINFPTKDHWKNPSEYIFIEKGLTWLKEILQSYNNLTVTVPALGCGHGGLDWSIVKELIKKELSDSNNTILVFEPKSSTKINLSKEINDLLIKNNINRISPNDNIYPKKIKGRSSKEIYFKGNTELLLKKNIAIVVTSKPEEREKKALELFIDALPNNDFVFLMGFSNSYEIDIVKKILDRGFKTILVLPFGILNLKVRKDLKESWSFKNILVASITNPNDSWKSYESINALKFRIKISDIILINSLNFDKLKMFNNELESNDSKKFFLNYWNNNIDFYKNISAEKIGINPKTNKPNTTKVLEALK; the protein is encoded by the coding sequence GTGATAAAATTTGTAAAAGGAAATTTTTTTGATTTTGATGCAGACATAATGATAAACACCGTTAACTGCGTTGGTGTAATGGGTGCTGGTGCTGCTTTACAATTCAAAACTAAATTTCCTAAAATGTTTAAAGATTATGCTTTAGCTTGTAGTAAAGGTGAAGTAAAAATAGGGAAAGGACATATTTGGAAAGAAGATAATATGTTCAAGTCTTTGACTATTATTAATTTTCCAACAAAAGACCATTGGAAGAATCCATCTGAATATATATTTATAGAAAAGGGTTTAACCTGGTTAAAAGAAATTCTTCAGTCATATAATAATTTGACTGTTACTGTTCCTGCATTAGGTTGTGGACATGGCGGATTAGATTGGTCCATTGTTAAAGAATTGATTAAAAAAGAACTGAGTGATTCTAATAATACAATTTTAGTTTTTGAACCAAAAAGTTCAACTAAAATTAATTTATCAAAAGAAATTAATGACCTTTTAATTAAAAATAATATTAATAGAATTTCGCCAAATGATAATATCTATCCTAAAAAAATTAAAGGCCGATCGTCAAAAGAAATATACTTTAAAGGAAATACAGAATTATTATTAAAGAAAAATATAGCAATTGTAGTAACATCGAAACCAGAAGAAAGAGAGAAAAAGGCACTAGAACTTTTTATTGATGCTTTGCCCAACAATGACTTTGTCTTTTTGATGGGCTTTAGCAATAGTTATGAAATAGATATAGTGAAAAAAATACTTGATAGAGGATTTAAAACTATTCTTGTGCTACCCTTTGGAATATTAAATCTGAAAGTACGTAAAGATTTAAAAGAAAGTTGGAGTTTTAAAAATATATTAGTTGCCTCAATTACAAATCCTAACGATAGTTGGAAGAGCTATGAAAGTATCAATGCTCTCAAATTTCGAATAAAAATATCTGACATTATTTTAATTAACAGTTTGAATTTTGATAAACTGAAGATGTTTAATAATGAGCTTGAATCAAATGATAGTAAAAAATTCTTTTTGAATTATTGGAATAATAACATAGATTTTTATAAGAATATTTCTGCAGAAAAAATCGGAATCAATCCTAAAACCAATAAACCTAACACGACTAAAGTTCTTGAAGCCTTAAAATAA